A region of the Drosophila subpulchrella strain 33 F10 #4 breed RU33 chromosome 3L, RU_Dsub_v1.1 Primary Assembly, whole genome shotgun sequence genome:
ACTGCCGATCAGTGAATCACTACTGACGGCTGAAATTCCAATAAAAAATAGTTCAGCTATCGGCCGCCAAAACCCTTCATATCATCTGAGTCAGAAATTCATTGAATTGAATGAAGTTCCACACATGTTTCTCTAGATAACTCCTACAAGTCTTAATAAATGGTGATAACACTTTGTTGAATgcaaatattgttttaatatttcgaCTTTCCATTCCAGAACATCAGCGTATCTAAAGCTTTAAATGGCCTGGAAGCGCCACTCAAAACCAAACATGCCCGCTCCATTATTATTATGATCCACAAGGCCAAGGAGGCCAAAACATTCTGGATGATTATATCCCGGCAGCCTTTGATGCAGAACAGATTTACCGCCTGGAAGTTTTCGCATCTGCTGCACAAAGTCTTGAGAGAGGCCCACGAAAGTTCCATAAGGCACTCGCAGAGCCACAAGAAGATGATCCTGGAAGTGGGGAAAATGTGGGGGCTCCTCCAAGATGACATTGGATGCTGTATACAGGCGTACAGCAAGCTGCTGGCCACAAAGTTAAATTTCCACGACAAAAATCGAATGTTCCCCGGAACCCTGAACATTTCGTTTACGGAACTTTTCATTGCAGTCGATAGGGATTTAAATTACTGGTAAGCTAGGCTTTAAAATTATACAATTTCGACAATATTGTActaaaaatgtatgatttcAGCTTTCAACTATGCGTGGAAATTTTCGACTACTTGGAGGATATCATTGCGCTGCAGTTAACAATATTTTCTTCCATGGAAAAATACAGAATGTCGTCGATGACACCGCAAGGGCAATGTAGATTAGCTCCTATAGTTTGCCTTATCCAGGATTCAAATGCTCTGTACGATTTAAGCGTTCGATTAATGTTTAAACTTCACGATGGAGTACCATACGATGTTGTCTCCGGTCACAGAGATCGTTTTCATGGCCTCTTTCTAAAGTTGAAGAGTTTCTACAACAACGTACGACCGCTTCAGTATTTTAAGGACTTAATAACAGTCCCGGAATTGCCGGACTCAAGTCCCAACTTTAAATCCCAAAACGATTTCACCAGCTATGTACCGCCCGTTGTCCACGTTCCGCAGGAGCCCGATCCGGTTGTCGAGGATCTTGTGGATACCAACAATCACGAATCGGAAGCTTTTAGTCAAGCCCAACAGCAGTTAAGCATGCTGGAGGGTATCATAAGTGAAAAAGAGGCTGGCATTGAGGAACTTTCGTTTAAATTAGTTGCTTTGCAAAAGAACTTTGATGAACTGCAACAAAGTTACAGACACGACGTTCAGGAGTTGCAACAAACCAATACTGTCCTATCAAATGATCTGGTTTTGGCGAGAGAAATGTGTGCTACCTTCCGGATGCAAAACGATGATCTTGAGATGCAGCTTAACCAGAACCCAATCCTCCTACGTAAGTTACTTTTCAATATAGAAGGTTGCCAAATaaaaataccttttttttagaaaaagcTATGGAGGAAGAGGAAAAGCACAAGCTATCCTCGGAAAAATTCAATAAACTCAAAGCACTTTACACGAAAATTCGGGATGAGCACATTCAGTTATTAAGAGAGGTATGAGTAATGACAATATTTTCAGTTTACTTTTTACAAAGCCATTATTTTCAGCAAAGTGATTGCAATAAATCCCTAAATAAAGAGAAACAAGTAAATTCACAGCTTTTGTTGGAAACAAAAGAACTTACCAACGAAATTTCCAAAATTAAAGGAAACGTTGAGGAAAAAGAGAAAGTTAACTTATCTCTGCAAAAACAAATAGAAGAGCACAAGGAGAAATTATTTCAACTCGAagtgaccaaaaacgaaataaGGGAGAAGTTCGATGATGTGGTTAAACAAAAGGAGATTCAAGAACTAGATATTAATTCCACCTCTGAAAACTTGCGgctaaattgtttaaaaatcgAGGAACTTAATGCCACTCTTAATGACACCAAGGAAAAACTATCCAACGCCGAAAGCCAAATAAATGCAAAGAGCCTagaaatagaaaatatttcaaaagctTTTGAAGCGGAAAAGGCAGCGCTTTTGACCAAGATTGAGCTACAAAATGTCGAAAGTAAAAGCAGTATTGATGCTCAAAACGCTCAACTGCAACAAACGATAAGTAACTTAGAGCAGAgagataaagattttaatgaAACAAAGATTAAGCTCACCACCGCCGAAAACCAAATTAGCTTGAAGACCACTGAAATTGAAAACAATCTAAAAGCCTTTGAAGCGGAAAAGGCATTGCTTTTAACTAAAATCGAGAAATTGAATCTGGAGCACAAAAACAACAGCGATGTAATAAATGCTCAATTGCAAGAAAAAATAACTAACTTGGAGCAAAAGGAGTCTGCACTGCAggtaagtaaataaaaaacaatttttataaaaaggtAGTAACATTGTTTGATCAACAGCAATCCCAGGAAGTTGTAAATCAACTAAGGCAGGACAACATTTTAGTTAGTCAACGTAATGATGATTTGCAAGGCAAACTCACCATTGTTGAGGACAAACTATCCCAAGCAACACAACAAATTGAATCCGTTACAAGTTCGTATCGATCCTGTAGCACCGATTTAAGCGAACTCCGAAAATTGGTAATCAAAACTGTGAAAGAGATCTGCAACTCAAAGTTAAGCGGTTCGGAACAACAACCATTGGATGCGGTTCCAAGCATAATAAGTGAAATGGATATTCTGTTAAATAAGTTTAATACCTCATCCGCTGCAAGCTATACAGCTTCAACAGAAGGAATGAAGGATGTTATGTATTTGGGCTACGTATTTATAAAGTTATACGATCAGTGTGATGTTATCTACAAAACAACCACAGCAATTGAGACGGGTCAGGGTAAGTTTAAAAACCATCTCATAAAAATTTATcggtttaaaaaaatgtttattgtttaTCCTTAGAGATTTTCACGAAAACATCCTTGATATGTACAGATGTCTGTCAATTGTTTcaatattggttaaacaatgAAACAAAAGATCAGGAAAGGCTACATATCATATCTGATATAGAAACAAAGCTAAAGGATGTTCGAAAGTTAATTGAGAAAATAAAGGCCTCCTTTGAGCAAAAGATTGATTTGGACAAGCTTCTCGAGATAGAGCTTCGCGTAATGGATGCTGCCATTGATGATGCAGCCTCAAAGATAACACATTTACTCGCTAAGGCTCGAGAGAAGGACAACAAAACCAATCTGGAGGTGAACGGAAAAATTGTGGACGCATGTACAACACTGATGGAATGTGTCAAGGCTTTAATCCAAAAATCACGTCTTCTGCAACACGAAATTGTGGCATCCCAAAAAGGTAGttacaaaataatatactAGTATCCGCAGAAGTTTACAAactgttttttaatatttcaggtAATGCCAGTGCCAATGAGTTCTATAGGCGAAATAGTCAGTGGTCGGATGGCTTGATATCCGCTTCGAAAATGGTGGCGAAGGCAGCCAATTATCTGGTGGAGGCTGCGAACAAAGCCATTGAAAGTGAGTCTGGTAAAAACTTTGAACTAATAGTGGCCGCCCAAGAAATCGCGGCCTGCACAACCCAAATGGTTATAGCGAGCaaagtcaaggcggaacgtaATAGTCAAAAGTTATCCGACTTAACGAAGGCCTCGCGAAGTGTAACACAGGCTACAGGAACTCTCGTGGCCACCGTTAAGGATTGCAACTCTCAACTGGAACAGCAAAGTGAAATAGAACTTTCCAAACTAACGCCATCACAAATTAAAAcgatggaaatggaaatccATGTTAAAGTACTCGAAACCGAACAAGCTCTTCAAATGCAGCGACTAAAACTCTCGGCGTTTAGGAAAGAGCATTACAAAAACGCGGATTATtaattaacatatttttaaacctTACTAACTTTacaaacattatttttttattagtgcACGACATGACAAATAATATATGTAAACTACGGTCATTTCATCCGAAAATGCATCCGTAATATTATTCGGTTAATGATTCCATTTTGATCACTTTTGGATCTTCGGTATTTATTTAACCAGTTTTTTCGAAATGCCCATTTACCTAGCATTCATAAAATATGGGTTTACAAATTCTAAAGTGTTTATTTTGCTTACTaattggaaaataaaatagcaTCTATtgccaaagaaaataaaatgtaaaacttGTTGTCAAAAGGTTTAGGTTTATTATCACGAACCGGCTTATTGCATTTTATAAAACGGCATGTTCACGTTCATCAAAGACACTTTTAGCGTAGTTTATCTAAAAGAAACAAGTATGAAATATATGTGATAATCAtttcaaaatttgtaaaagtaaataaagtaATATGCTTATATGTATCTTGGGGAAGTTTCACTTACGCATCTTGATGCAGCCTCTGCAACTTCCTCAGATCGACAGCGTATCCTCGGCCTGGTAACTTTCGGACGATTTGTGGATATCTCAATGTAGTGGCTCGCTGACGCCCTACTACTCGTCGATGGCGTCGTGCCCACATTCGTCACCACAGGATGGCACGATAGTATCTCACTTACATGACAATCAAACATAATAGTTGGGATGCCGTCGCTCAATGAAAATATTCGTACGTATTCGGTAGAAACCAGCAGGCGCAATCTAGCCTCTTTATCGTTCCAAAGATTCGCTTCGTATGAAATGATCTTTTCCGAAAAGTTTTTTTGATTGATAAGGTAAAGATATTGTTGTCCTTTGCTTTGACGATTGGAGTACAAAGGTAGAAGACCGCCCGGAGCACCAGTCACACATCTGGGAAGCCTTTTCCTGTCTGGAGCGTTTCTGTGACTATCCCGGCTGGTTTCTCTGACCGCACTTGCAGTTTCCGAAGCCAGGTCCAACACTCCAATGATTGGTTTTGTCACTGTGCCCACCAATCCCTTGCCCAGTCCACTTAGGAAGCCAGGCACGCCATCCGCTTGGGCACCATCGTAAGTATGTCTAACTATACTCGTTACTCCGCCCAGCAACCCGAAGCCGAGACCTTTCAGACCCGCTGCAAGGTGCCCTCCGGATGTATTGGTTTGGAGTTCCAAGATTCGTTGTCTCGTCTCATTGTCGTGGTCATCCAGCACAACTTTCCCCAGACTGTCGGACAGCGTTTCCGTTAGCTTTGCCGTCGAGTTTGATATGCCATGCGTAACATTTTTCACCAGACTCTTGACGGAGCCCTCAAAAATCAGACCGGAAACTCCTTCAGAAAGATCGTTGGCAAAGCCCAGTGGATTTCCAAGGAAATCGACACTGCCCAAAATGGCAGCCGCATGCCATTTCACTTGGTTTATGTAGTGCTTTTTCATTTCCTTCAGGTAAACATCCATCGTCTCGAAGTGCAATCTATCGGAGTACCTGTCTAGCTCAATGCAGGCATCTTCGAATTTGATTAAAGTGAGTCCAAGTGCCTTTTTCGTTTCGTGCAGTTCCACCGGCAGCTTGGATGAAGTGAATGCTGAGAGTCGAACCTTTATTGAGAAATTTCATCATTATAAGATCAAAAGATACCCTTTTATTAAACATACCTGTGTTGCGCCAATGCTTAAATTCTCAAAATAGAATCTCTTCATATCCTGCAGAATGGGCTTATCCTCAGAGTTTTCAAATTGGTATTGCACACTTAAGTTCTGTCGGTTGATTTTGCCATATCCCAGAAATGAGGCCACTTTTAGAATAAGCTTCTCCTCCAGATTCGCAGTTAGGGGCTTCAGGTCCAGCGTTAAGTACTTAAATATGATCGCGTTCTTGTTGGGGCAAGGTAGCATTTTAAACTTTAGCACGACTGCATTTTTCGTTGGGTCCTGGTCATTCGAAGTTTGCGTATGTAACGCTATCGGACTCGCCGCATCCAACAACTGATTATCGATTTGTATATACGAGATGTTCAGATCTAAAGAATTCTCCAACCCACTTTGCACTATATCACAATGGATGTGGTCAAGGCTTATAAACATAATTTCCTCGCAAGGCTTTCGAGCTATGAATGAAATACCGATTCCTTTAACGAGCTCTATATTAATCTGAAAGTAAgttgttaaaaatttaaattttgttataTTCAAGTTATTTCTTAGTATTACTTACCAGATACTCATGGACGAATGCTACTTTTCCGTTATCCGTAATTTGCCTATTGTTCAGAGAAGCATGCATCCATAATAAATCGGGTGTAAGGAATActgaattttgtttaattttaatatcacATATTTCGATCGTGGAAATGGGTCCATCCATTCTTGTTGAAAGCTCCAGTTGACCCGATCCAGGCCTTAATTTCTGTGCCACAATATGCTGTCCAATCGGTATGTATTTCTTACTCGACTGCGACTTGTTTTCAGTTCGCCCCACAACTGCTTCATAGTCGGGCTTCAAGCCACTCTCTCCAAAACGCGACTTAAATGtagaatttattaataaataattaaaaaagaaatggtGAAAAGATCACTTACCTGAACGCACATATTGGCATGACACATTAGTCGGCCATTTTCGAATCTCCAAGTCTGCGTGGTAGCCCTTTGCTTATTGGGTGTTCGAACTACCAAACTGGTAAACTCCATGGGATTCGGAGCTTTTTCCAAATCCAGAACAAGTCGCACTGCATTCGCATCGTTCGTTTGAATGGGTGGAGTGGATCCTTCATGTTCCAACTGACCATTTGAGTTCATCAGCCACAGTTGGGAGCGATCTCCCGAGTTCTTTTCCACTATCACAACCTTCTTACCACGTACGCCCAAAACCAAATGTCTGTGTACGTTTTCCTCCTCATTTGATCGCTCGAAAGTGCCATGAAATGCAATGTAAATAAAGTTGGTGTATGTCAATGTTTTCTTAACATTGTGTTTGTTGTTGATTGGAAACTCTATCATGTTCCCGCCAGGCGCCTCCATCAGCAAAGTCTGCGCTCCCAAGGGATCATCCATCACGTAAGACAGGGAGGACTGTGGTCTAACTGGCGTAATCCAAACGGGCTTGGATCGCAGCTGTGAGAAATTGATGACGACTTCCGAACAATTGTCAATTCGAATCGGTGGTGGTAAGGTGCGAGCGTCCGTAAATAAAAGTATGAAAGTGGCATCTTTTGAGATGATCTCCAGTCGAAGGAAAAACATTTCTCCCCACTCGTTTCGCACATTGATATACAAGCTCTGCACATCATTTATGGGAATTCCCTTCGACCAACAGCAACACTCTATCTCCGGAATTCGCACGCAAATAATCTGCTCTTGGTCCCAGTTGGGCCAATGGAAGGCGAAATTGCAATCTATAGGCGCTGAAATAATTTTACGCGGATCGGGGCGGTCctgaaataacaataaaaacttGTATGTAAcggatatttaatttaaatgttagCATTACAACTCACATAGTTAACAATATCGCACAGTTGCATGAACTCCAGTTTGTAGCCACTCCGATTGTGCAAATGGAATCTAGGTGACAGAGTTACGAAGGTCGTACAAGCATACAATCCTCTTCCCCTTCTAACGCTAATGCCAATCGCATAGCTTCCCCTGGTATTTTCGGCTCGCAGTTCCCGGTCAGCTAAATCCTTATGCGTGCTAAAGCTTTTGCACCACTGAAAGATAGATAATAAAAGTTAAGTGATAAATAATTCCTAGATCTAGTTAACTTACTAAATTGTTAGAGCCAAAAGCACTACCCAATCGTAGGACTAGGGCTGGTGATCCCTCCTGATCTGAAAACGAAAACATTAGGGGGGCCACTTGCCGCGCAGTCTCGTGCTCCTCAAACTGTCCTGCCGCTGTATTATTGGTTCCTTCTTGTTTACAAATCAGGGGCAGGCCCGTCTTGTTGATTATCCAAACAGGAGCACTGATATAGAGTTCCATGCCCTTGCCTTGGATCGATTGTATAGACACGCGCAGGTGCAACTCCCTCTTCTTGATATCAAACAACTTCAATTTCGGCTCTATAACACCCTTGTGGCTTACGGGAATCTTAAGTTGACCGGAGAGTTGAAAGTTGTCCAGAGTGATGCTCAAGTTCAGGGGCTGGCATATGTTAACGTTGTAAATATTTGCACTCTCCGATGAATTTATTCTTCCGGTGGCTTGCTCATGGATCTTGAACATCAGGTCGCAGCAGAGCATGTTGTTTATCTTCAAAGGTGGCAACAAAGTTATCTTGTGGCCCGGCAAATTTTGTTCCTTAGAGTGGTAGATTTCCCTGCTTATGTTTACTAGTGTGTACAGTTTACTCTTGGTATTGTCATAGCCAACGAGGAGCTGTCGAGTGTCATCCTTGCCGCATTCTTTCCACAAAATTTCCTCATTACTAAAGCCAGTGTCCTCGTAAGCCTCGCTTTCACTTGTATTATGTGCCACATGCAACGATGCTTCGATGAACTTCAGTGGTAAAGTTAATTCGTCGTTGGGTTTTATTACACTAATCGCGGTGAGTCCATCACTATGAGTGCTCTTTAAAGACATCTTCAGGAACACGTTCCGATCCATCTTGTTAATCACCCCCAGGGAGGACTTCACTTTTATCAGCTTCTGGGCAGATCCAATCAATGAGATATCGAAGACTATCCTGCTTTTTGTTAAGAACTGCGAATCTAACTTAGTGGTTCGGAAGAACACCCCAACTTTGTCCACCGATATTGGTCCAATTAGTGTCCATCCATGGATTTGCACAAAAATCTGGTGTAAATTCAGTTGGTGTGAGTGTACGTGTCTCAGTTTACTCTTTTGGGTGAAATCAAATGTTTTGGTTTCGTTGGGCTGCACAGAATACCAGTTCTTGATCAGTTCAAACTGGTGTAAATCGGAACATGTTAAATCCCCAAGGGGAGCATAAATCGGTTTAAAAAGAAGAGGTGTTCCGCTGAGATTCTGCAGGGCAAACGGAATAAACGGAGAGCGCTGCCTAAAGTTCTTGGCTCCATTGTCATTGAAGTCGTTTGTCCAGTTCTTCAGAACCATGTTGAAAAGCTCTATGAATGTGGAGGTAACATTTAACTTGAGCATCTGCTTGCTAGATACCCCAATCTCAAATCTTTTTTTACTGTCCAAGTGACCCTTGGTGTACTTCCACTTTAAGTTGGACTCCCACGTCTCCGCCACCGGTTCCCAGCCGCTGAGACGACGATTGTAATAGTTCACGGAAGCTTCGGTGTCTATATTACCCAGGCTATAGTGACGAATGTTGGTCTCCTTGGGATTGGGATCCTGGGTTTTGAAAGTGAAGTTCAGCAGAAACTTCGAGAGGGAAACTTCCAGCAGCGGCACATCGGCATCCATACAATCGTCAATTATAAACACGGATATGAGACTAGCGTCTACCACAGCGGTTTTCATTTCCAGTGCGGGATTTCGGTAGGAGTTCTGTTTCTGATGAGATAGCCAAAGGGCTGCATCGTTGATTTTCCAATTGTTTACTTGCATGGCATATAGACAGTCGGAAAGCTCGAAACCCATTGCTACGAGGGGAGCCACCTTTTCCAGATCCGAGTCAGCCTTTGATATAACATTTTTCGAACGCGATGTTTGTGCGGGCAACAGTCGAGCCATTCTGGAAAATAACTTAACGTCCACATAGGATAGCCGAATATTTAAGTGTTTCTGAATAAGAATGTTCAAGCAGTTACTCCGCAGTTCTATAATCAAAGTGAACGGATCGATTATGGACAAAGCGCTTTCTTCTTCGGCGTCTAGGGTACaggaaaatatttccaaatgGTTAATGTCCAAGGATATGGGCACAATATTACTATTCGGCTTATAACAAATGACAGTTGTACTCTTCAAAATTATTGCGTTCGAGTCTAGCCGACTGCATTCCTCTGCAAATATGATCTCTGAATCTGTGATATTTACAACGTATTCCGTGGAAATGCTGTTGTCAATCTGAGGCTTTTGTGGAATCTGACTTGTCACGGTATTTACAACGGGTGCCGGTGAGTCCTCTTGCAAGTATGATTTTAATTGGTCCAGAAAACTGAGAAGGGCAAACACCCTCATGTTATTGAGCATTATAGTGTATTTGCTTAGATTCGCTTTCTTCCTGCAATGGATTTCAACCTGCACGGAATTCTCGATACGCACTTCCTTTTTCGATGGTTCCAATATGTTCTTGAACACGTTTTCATTGCTCTTATCGGTTTCATTCCTTTCATCAACGATGAGAATATTGCTTGATATCAAATCGATGTCTTGTGAACCGTCGCTGAACAAGTCGATTTCCAGAGTGGACTTTACAAAGTGGATGCACGCCAAGGGTTCTATCACAGCGCTATGCGAAGTGTTTAAAGCAAGGAGTAGCGACACGTCTTCTAGTAATATTCTAATCGAAATTAGAATCGATACAGTTTTTGACACTTCATTTTTTGGCAATAGGTTAATTGTCGATAGCCTCTCAATGGATGTGCAGCTGTTATTATGGTAATTTATGTAGATGTCATCTGTTTGTTCCCCAATATTGTTGTTCAAAAAACTTCGAATTAACTTGTACTGTTGAATATTAATCATTCCATTCAATTTGGAGAATGTCCCTTGAACACTGATGTCTGGACAGACACGGTTTACATCTGCCGAAAGATTTCGCTCTAGTTGCAGGTGAAGGAAACACGACTCGTTAAAGAATGGCTGACCTAATCTTAGGAAGTTCATATCAGCGATTATAATTCGATCCTTTTCCTGATCAAGTTTTGCTTTCATTGAGCTCCTTTCGCCGGAGAATAAGTTTATATTTACCAGGTCAATTCGCATTACATCCAGGATTTCGCTTTTACTCGGCTCTGCACTCATTTTGCTTATTATATTATCGTCACTGGCAAAGTGGAAACTATTTTTCAAGGTAAACTTGCCAAGGTAAGCGATTATCACTTCGTTTCTGTTATAGGAAGACGGAAGTACAATAACTGGAGAATCCGCTTGAATCACTAGCTTCATTTTCGATGGACGCATATTCTGTTCATTTCCATGACTTTGTTTCTGTAGCTTTCTTATAACAGGctgtaaaaatataaaacaatataaaattaaacaagaaaCACGCAAAGATTCTCGAATATTACCGTTTGCAACTGGAGCAGATCTTTAACAAAAACATGTAACTCAGTGGAAAAGCGCTTGGTGTGAATATAGTGCACTGCAGACATGTTTATTCGCAGCGTTGAGTCGGTGTCCAAGGTCTTTAATGCCTCCAAATCGACCAGTtttctgaaaatatatattatttaaataaaaatagctAACATTGTTCTTTTaaacttactttttatatacaAAGTTTAAGGCTTCTGTCCCACTTGTAAGAAACTTTTGCTTATAAATGTTTCCATACTTTGTAAGATCATATACAGACACGGATCCCAGGCAGCCTTCAACAATTTTGGAAAAGGGGTCCTGAAGAATCACGAAAACAGCATTCGACACATTTACCCTAGATAAAAGAGACTCATTCCGAATCAAAGTAAAGTTGAAACTTCTTATTGACACCTTCAGTTTACTGCAAAATTGGTCAATATCTGAAACAAGTAATATTAGCATTAATGAGGATAGTTTACAAATGGCTACTTACGTTTTTCCACAAGTTTCTTCTCTTCTGTGTACTTTTCATTGAAGCTGTCAACCGAAACAAGGCCAAAAAAGTCAAAAATGGTATACCAGCGTTCCACGCAAATGGCCAAGTTCAAgcaattaaattgaattgaacTGGATTGTTCAAGTTTACCCTTCTGAGCAGATCTTCCTGTATGTGATTTGTAAGTAACTAAGGTTtgactttctttttttctacCCAGTTCACTTTTGTTACAAGAAGTGAACTTCTTGTCTCCGCTGAAAACTTTGACCTGCATATAGTTGAAGAAACACGAAGGGACGGAATTGGATCTACTTTTCAGGGAATTGCAGTAGCT
Encoded here:
- the LOC119555335 gene encoding vacuolar protein sorting-associated protein 13D, with the protein product MLRDLITWVLNTYLGKYLENLNSAQLSVALLSGEVELENIPIRKDALRSFNLPVEVTAGSIRKIKLQVPVRQFRTSPWCISIEGLFCIICPKNLDNWDYEKEKVQDLEYKLAVLDAAEAGWRSEKGKQMESYYFSSYNNWLKYGTNMATNIIDNIELKISDVHFRFEDIVDTGKSKICTGIKIGSLTAQSCDCDWTNGSYKMTNSEMNYKLVELKELSVYWDLLHEDIKCQSYSNQEILEKLHSTCELRPHNFIIKPICATARWKRDKCLQVIRTKDKPRVSCELLVPEVVIDISKVQRLQMLDKLSDIRQVKKVRQYRLKRPNCSVESNPSLWWKYATVCHGFDFKKNEEKWLVLKENLRYMLLYKTIILNPNENLSIEEKEFKAYIESDRNISDLTIMRRICFEKVFTKGFSFESHSEQGKNMLFHWFPNWMGWYANSPSTPNNEQDESLKHLEDDILVALENSLQNSSDLKSDAVFGHFSIKLIKGLVILQTEDKLNDGRRKSMEMQLNNFSAYLQLSPQLTSYTVGISLQEVYLIDKTSSETMHNYLIKPQTGNIATPNQVVKNALQEDTLFQLQYENCNHLRFQLNIKSKGLDLIYNEDAIQWLLDFLADANSNKYSPPDRVEKKTDFMKNWNEMFSGNEVNRKIWMFEIEIFAPRIIFLENYKVSNSLMVLLDFGKLEMRKMEVKRVIPVIESAVTENTSDDDETYLTPCSTPPASEKSGSESPTLLENSKMESFLNKNVQLEYVLHNKIYDKYLINFTNLQVLVCKYEERWQACLKTSSNFHLIDKFNINLTLEQRNIFTVDPEYPSFMLFGTCPTILIHGNEELINNCCNIMKPIIKASKEMEDIYRGGNTIYASERIKNLAEDDRSRVVIEFVMDQLVIEMQSTERSIAELQIIGARAGLVKESSETNISMSVHGLLLVDAIQSFGPDFELLVASHRHVGMDSLSGSLKHSAIVSPTSPGSPNFFDRATSPHMITKAVQNIKMGDRSTELCEDEDSQALISVDIKIVPPNDSNSKQLHTTNITFNSLDIIANQDTILEILNFAKRTLLAQNIFQNESTEPTKESTEIPIELDDQVDRKNHNEIFFDFFRLNILLLYTIKRDKFNVGRKVGTVTLTEAKINASFQSDLSVFGSLGGIQVIDITSEAFCHPRILSVGRDQILRASDTNKQTVLSQLSNEIYSNNYNEEKSDESDAISFQSHWSDKTTCTFQMRMASASYTHCPRFLRDVNACITYFKRSLREFATSIGNKATDMAKEFVQQIRAVEQIGPVHPQRNHQDNWLDIIISSPIIILPISNASTNVLIANLGKISCSNAVKCDSDDFNESYTIEIKNTYVYSLNIDEREYSFNVHPAKNKDAIPILHDTAITLHLYAGYGEDSGQEKQLNSLSVKGSMVEALKVSLNRKQYELLLECIRYATNFSNGAFNDSEDLDQHRDSEPTLSIDDEPIISTIIQFSVSVFQINLQNEYHNDLINLTFKDFNVKHIAKGYDKDMEVVLKSVLMEDLKSDLTSPFRNMVTSVDLEKTVKKNEMSSSSCPDLPSYCNSLKSRSNSVPSCFFNYMQVKVFSGDKKFTSCNKSELGRKKESQTLVTYKSHTGRSAQKGKLEQSSSIQFNCLNLAICVERWYTIFDFFGLVSVDSFNEKYTEEKKLVEKHIDQFCSKLKVSIRSFNFTLIRNESLLSRVNVSNAVFVILQDPFSKIVEGCLGSVSVYDLTKYGNIYKQKFLTSGTEALNFVYKKKLVDLEALKTLDTDSTLRINMSAVHYIHTKRFSTELHVFVKDLLQLQTPVIRKLQKQSHGNEQNMRPSKMKLVIQADSPVIVLPSSYNRNEVIIAYLGKFTLKNSFHFASDDNIISKMSAEPSKSEILDVMRIDLVNINLFSGERSSMKAKLDQEKDRIIIADMNFLRLGQPFFNESCFLHLQLERNLSADVNRVCPDISVQGTFSKLNGMINIQQYKLIRSFLNNNIGEQTDDIYINYHNNSCTSIERLSTINLLPKNEVSKTVSILISIRILLEDVSLLLALNTSHSAVIEPLACIHFVKSTLEIDLFSDGSQDIDLISSNILIVDERNETDKSNENVFKNILEPSKKEVRIENSVQVEIHCRKKANLSKYTIMLNNMRVFALLSFLDQLKSYLQEDSPAPVVNTVTSQIPQKPQIDNSISTEYVVNITDSEIIFAEECSRLDSNAIILKSTTVICYKPNSNIVPISLDINHLEIFSCTLDAEEESALSIIDPFTLIIELRSNCLNILIQKHLNIRLSYVDVKLFSRMARLLPAQTSRSKNVISKADSDLEKVAPLVAMGFELSDCLYAMQVNNWKINDAALWLSHQKQNSYRNPALEMKTAVVDASLISVFIIDDCMDADVPLLEVSLSKFLLNFTFKTQDPNPKETNIRHYSLGNIDTEASVNYYNRRLSGWEPVAETWESNLKWKYTKGHLDSKKRFEIGVSSKQMLKLNVTSTFIELFNMVLKNWTNDFNDNGAKNFRQRSPFIPFALQNLSGTPLLFKPIYAPLGDLTCSDLHQFELIKNWYSVQPNETKTFDFTQKSKLRHVHSHQLNLHQIFVQIHGWTLIGPISVDKVGVFFRTTKLDSQFLTKSRIVFDISLIGSAQKLIKVKSSLGVINKMDRNVFLKMSLKSTHSDGLTAISVIKPNDELTLPLKFIEASLHVAHNTSESEAYEDTGFSNEEILWKECGKDDTRQLLVGYDNTKSKLYTLVNISREIYHSKEQNLPGHKITLLPPLKINNMLCCDLMFKIHEQATGRINSSESANIYNVNICQPLNLSITLDNFQLSGQLKIPVSHKGVIEPKLKLFDIKKRELHLRVSIQSIQGKGMELYISAPVWIINKTGLPLICKQEGTNNTAAGQFEEHETARQVAPLMFSFSDQEGSPALVLRLGSAFGSNNLWCKSFSTHKDLADRELRAENTRGSYAIGISVRRGRGLYACTTFVTLSPRFHLHNRSGYKLEFMQLCDIVNYDRPDPRKIISAPIDCNFAFHWPNWDQEQIICVRIPEIECCCWSKGIPINDVQSLYINVRNEWGEMFFLRLEIISKDATFILLFTDARTLPPPIRIDNCSEVVINFSQLRSKPVWITPVRPQSSLSYVMDDPLGAQTLLMEAPGGNMIEFPINNKHNVKKTLTYTNFIYIAFHGTFERSNEEENVHRHLVLGVRGKKVVIVEKNSGDRSQLWLMNSNGQLEHEGSTPPIQTNDANAVRLVLDLEKAPNPMEFTSLVVRTPNKQRATTQTWRFENGRLMCHANMCVQSRFGESGLKPDYEAVVGRTENKSQSSKKYIPIGQHIVAQKLRPGSGQLELSTRMDGPISTIEICDIKIKQNSVFLTPDLLWMHASLNNRQITDNGKVAFVHEYLINIELVKGIGISFIARKPCEEIMFISLDHIHCDIVQSGLENSLDLNISYIQIDNQLLDAASPIALHTQTSNDQDPTKNAVVLKFKMLPCPNKNAIIFKYLTLDLKPLTANLEEKLILKVASFLGYGKINRQNLSVQYQFENSEDKPILQDMKRFYFENLSIGATQVRLSAFTSSKLPVELHETKKALGLTLIKFEDACIELDRYSDRLHFETMDVYLKEMKKHYINQVKWHAAAILGSVDFLGNPLGFANDLSEGVSGLIFEGSVKSLVKNVTHGISNSTAKLTETLSDSLGKVVLDDHDNETRQRILELQTNTSGGHLAAGLKGLGFGLLGGVTSIVRHTYDGAQADGVPGFLSGLGKGLVGTVTKPIIGVLDLASETASAVRETSRDSHRNAPDRKRLPRCVTGAPGGLLPLYSNRQSKGQQYLYLINQKNFSEKIISYEANLWNDKEARLRLLVSTEYVRIFSLSDGIPTIMFDCHVSEILSCHPVVTNVGTTPSTSSRASASHYIEISTNRPKVTRPRIRCRSEEVAEAASRCINYAKSVFDEREHAVL